A genomic stretch from Methanobrevibacter sp. includes:
- a CDS encoding phage terminase large subunit yields the protein MYDENGEFYLDARDKAILQKCVYENPYIPFNPFPKQAEMILAREKEVLIGGAAGGSKSTSLLMRALFYVQDDVNEYHALILRRTLSDLKRKGALIHKASQWLNRKKIQNNAAIKPKWDGTEHSWTFPNGNSLTFGYLRNINDLDTYQGSEYQFIGIDELTQLERFKYIYMRSRVRKTKDNKLPTQLMASSNPGKRGNKWVRERFIEKIDTDIQDKTQIRFISSSYLDNIYLDRNDYEEYLMGLDRVTREQLMNGNWYASVKGQLFDESDFHIISHDEYMKIPIVRVIRYWDLAATEVLNDDKLRGSDPDYTAGVMLAKDLNGNIYILDSYEFQLESRNLINEILNTAARDKSDVQYIELDGSTGKNFGLLIIDELNRRGFATGTGNSRENKIDRARRVSADIQKNGIFLVGKDRTGFTKKWAMEFLEKITAYPNEAIHDDCVVAFTGGYEKIVSETQSKRVDVDRWYST from the coding sequence ATGTATGATGAAAACGGTGAATTCTATTTGGATGCTAGGGACAAAGCTATTCTTCAGAAATGTGTATATGAGAATCCATATATACCATTCAATCCATTCCCGAAACAGGCTGAAATGATACTGGCTAGAGAAAAGGAAGTTTTGATTGGTGGTGCTGCTGGAGGAAGTAAATCCACCAGTCTGTTGATGAGGGCATTGTTTTATGTCCAGGATGACGTGAATGAATACCATGCCCTAATCCTGAGAAGAACATTATCTGACCTTAAAAGGAAAGGAGCATTAATACATAAAGCCAGTCAATGGTTAAACAGAAAGAAAATTCAAAATAATGCAGCTATTAAGCCAAAATGGGATGGAACCGAACATTCATGGACATTTCCCAATGGAAATTCACTGACTTTCGGATATTTGAGAAACATCAATGACCTTGATACTTACCAGGGTTCTGAATATCAGTTCATTGGTATTGATGAGCTGACACAGCTTGAAAGATTCAAATATATCTACATGAGGTCAAGAGTAAGGAAAACAAAAGATAATAAGCTTCCAACACAACTGATGGCATCATCAAACCCTGGAAAGCGTGGAAACAAATGGGTAAGAGAAAGATTCATAGAAAAAATTGATACTGACATTCAGGACAAAACACAAATAAGATTCATTTCCTCCAGTTATCTGGATAACATTTATCTGGACAGAAACGACTATGAAGAATATCTTATGGGATTGGATCGGGTAACAAGAGAACAATTAATGAATGGTAACTGGTATGCATCAGTCAAAGGCCAGCTATTCGATGAATCAGACTTCCACATAATCTCTCATGATGAATACATGAAAATACCAATCGTTAGAGTTATCAGATACTGGGATCTTGCCGCTACTGAAGTATTGAACGATGACAAATTGAGGGGAAGTGATCCGGATTATACTGCAGGTGTCATGCTGGCCAAAGATTTAAACGGAAATATCTATATTTTAGATTCATATGAGTTCCAGCTTGAGTCAAGAAACCTGATCAATGAAATTCTCAATACTGCAGCACGTGACAAGTCAGACGTGCAGTATATCGAACTCGACGGAAGCACAGGCAAAAACTTTGGATTGCTAATTATAGATGAGTTGAACCGTAGAGGATTCGCCACAGGCACCGGCAACTCAAGAGAAAACAAAATCGATAGGGCAAGAAGAGTTTCAGCCGATATTCAAAAGAATGGAATTTTCCTGGTTGGAAAGGATAGGACAGGGTTTACGAAAAAGTGGGCGATGGAATTTCTTGAAAAAATTACAGCATATCCTAATGAAGCTATTCATGATGACTGTGTTGTGGCATTCACTGGAGGTTATGAAAAAATAGTTAGTGAAACTCAAAGTAAAAGAGTTGATGTGGATAGATGGTATTCCACATGA
- a CDS encoding NAD(P)H-hydrate dehydratase, which produces MRPIDMMVTDYNCEYLGLSRLCLMESAGKSLAEEVGKIAVYTFSKPVKVAIFTGSGGNGGDGFVAARYLLNRGYDVDIYMLKDNIHSNESKINFEILKNLKPRLSRLKIFNLKTLADINNCQIAKSNDEEFVIVDGLLGTGIKGKLQTNIRRAIEIINESKGIKISVDVPSGMDPLTGEVDDLAVVPDYTISFHKIKTGVRNAEEEVVGGLVTADIGIPFEAEYFVNYGDFLRLKNRDDSSHKGNNGSLLIVGGSADYSGAPAIAGMAAIGAGADLVYVASPYDAAKAIKANSPDLIVKSLEGDKLSVEHADEILSLAEKVDAVLIGPGAGIDDETSKLFNVLATKIKKPLVLDADALKQVNMSLIKNREDIILTPHIFEFKSFFNVGDELKLDIDYYDFEKVDENITSFQQISRQIKGSVVVKGKYDLILNGTKFRINKSGNSGMTVGGTGDALAGICASLFTQGLNSFDCACLGVFINGLAGDEAFKEKGNGFSATDLVSHIGSVIKNGLC; this is translated from the coding sequence ATGCGTCCTATTGATATGATGGTAACAGATTATAATTGTGAATATTTAGGATTATCAAGGTTGTGCCTAATGGAATCTGCAGGAAAATCTCTGGCGGAGGAAGTTGGCAAGATTGCAGTTTATACATTTTCAAAACCTGTCAAGGTAGCTATTTTCACAGGTTCCGGAGGTAACGGCGGAGACGGTTTTGTAGCTGCCAGATATTTACTTAACAGAGGTTATGATGTGGATATTTACATGCTAAAAGATAATATCCACTCAAATGAGTCAAAAATTAATTTTGAAATTCTTAAAAATTTAAAACCACGTCTGTCCCGTTTAAAAATCTTTAATCTTAAAACATTGGCCGACATTAACAATTGCCAAATCGCTAAAAGCAATGATGAGGAATTTGTGATTGTAGATGGACTTTTAGGAACAGGAATTAAAGGAAAGCTCCAAACAAACATCAGAAGAGCTATTGAAATTATCAATGAATCCAAAGGGATTAAGATAAGTGTTGATGTACCTTCAGGAATGGATCCTTTAACTGGTGAAGTGGATGACTTGGCTGTTGTTCCGGATTATACAATCAGTTTTCATAAAATAAAAACCGGCGTTAGAAATGCTGAGGAGGAAGTTGTCGGAGGCCTTGTCACTGCAGATATTGGTATTCCGTTTGAAGCGGAATATTTTGTCAATTATGGGGATTTTTTAAGGCTCAAAAATAGGGATGACAGTTCCCATAAGGGCAATAACGGAAGTTTATTAATTGTAGGTGGAAGCGCTGATTATTCTGGAGCTCCTGCAATTGCAGGGATGGCCGCTATTGGTGCAGGTGCAGATCTGGTTTATGTGGCTTCACCTTATGATGCCGCTAAAGCAATTAAAGCAAATTCCCCTGATTTGATTGTAAAATCTTTAGAAGGAGACAAGCTGTCAGTCGAGCATGCAGATGAAATTTTAAGTTTGGCTGAAAAAGTCGATGCAGTACTAATTGGTCCTGGAGCAGGAATTGATGATGAGACTTCCAAATTATTCAATGTTTTAGCTACAAAAATCAAAAAACCGTTGGTATTAGATGCTGACGCTTTAAAACAGGTTAATATGTCTTTAATTAAAAATCGTGAAGATATTATATTAACACCTCATATATTTGAGTTTAAATCATTTTTCAATGTTGGTGATGAATTGAAATTGGACATTGATTATTATGATTTTGAAAAAGTGGATGAAAACATTACCAGTTTTCAGCAGATTTCCCGCCAAATTAAGGGCTCAGTTGTTGTCAAGGGAAAATATGATCTTATTTTAAACGGTACCAAATTCAGGATTAATAAAAGCGGAAATTCAGGAATGACTGTAGGTGGAACTGGGGATGCACTTGCAGGAATCTGCGCAAGTTTATTCACTCAGGGTCTCAATTCCTTTGACTGTGCATGTTTGGGTGTTTTCATAAACGGCCTTGCAGGTGATGAAGCTTTTAAAGAAAAAGGAAATGGATTTTCAGCAACAGATTTGGTATCTCACATCGGCAGTGTGATTAAAAATGGACTATGTTAA
- the sfsA gene encoding DNA/RNA nuclease SfsA, translated as MDYVKGIFKNRPNRFIAEVEVDGNLEIAHVPNTGRCKELLVDDAVVWLKPSDNPNRKTKFSLHFVENKGELVSLYSQQANSIVYDAIVDGKIKELSGYDYHQREKTVDNSRIDIYLANHEDDCCGMNFLVDPCFVEVKGVTLIVDGEARFPDAPTERGAKHLKELIKLKKEGNRCCVFFLIQHPAGKFFRPNWENDPNFSQTLNDAYDAGVEILVYRCVNRLDGIDLIPEPLDFDLGKSFANGIIDD; from the coding sequence ATGGACTATGTTAAAGGAATTTTTAAAAATCGTCCCAACAGATTCATTGCAGAAGTTGAAGTGGATGGAAACCTTGAAATAGCCCATGTTCCAAATACTGGAAGATGCAAGGAGCTTTTGGTGGATGATGCAGTGGTCTGGTTAAAACCCTCTGACAATCCCAATCGGAAAACCAAATTTTCACTTCATTTTGTCGAGAACAAGGGCGAACTTGTATCACTTTACTCTCAACAAGCTAACAGTATTGTATATGATGCAATCGTAGATGGTAAAATAAAAGAGCTTTCCGGTTATGATTATCATCAAAGAGAAAAAACTGTTGATAACTCAAGGATTGATATATATCTTGCAAATCATGAAGATGATTGTTGTGGTATGAATTTTTTAGTAGACCCTTGTTTTGTTGAAGTTAAGGGCGTTACATTGATTGTGGATGGGGAAGCAAGATTTCCCGATGCACCAACAGAACGTGGTGCGAAACATTTAAAGGAATTGATTAAACTTAAAAAAGAAGGAAATAGATGCTGTGTATTTTTCCTGATACAGCATCCTGCAGGCAAATTCTTCAGACCTAACTGGGAAAATGACCCTAATTTTTCTCAAACATTAAATGACGCCTATGATGCTGGCGTTGAAATACTGGTTTACAGATGCGTTAACCGATTGGATGGAATTGATTTGATTCCGGAACCCTTAGACTTTGATTTGGGAAAGAGTTTCGCCAATGGCATCATTGATGACTAA
- a CDS encoding NAD-dependent protein deacylase has product MSKINQLQEIIDSSDNIVFFGGAGVSTESGIPDFRSESGIFKSLEKYGDTPENLVSHSYYLDHTEEFFNYYKDNLVFNDAEPNPAHITLANLEKAGKLKAVITQNVDGLHQKAGSKNVLELHGSIHRNYCQICNKEYGLDYILESDGIPKCECGGTVKPDVVLYEEPLNNAVLSFAIDYISNADTLIIGGTSLVVYPAAGLINYFNGKNLILINKSETPCDGLATLVINDAIGETLSQIKV; this is encoded by the coding sequence ATGTCTAAAATTAACCAATTACAAGAAATAATCGATTCTTCAGACAATATAGTCTTTTTCGGAGGTGCAGGAGTTTCTACAGAAAGCGGAATCCCTGATTTCAGATCCGAAAGTGGAATTTTTAAAAGTCTTGAAAAATATGGGGACACTCCCGAAAATCTTGTTTCCCATAGCTACTATTTAGACCACACTGAAGAATTTTTCAACTACTACAAGGACAATCTGGTATTCAATGATGCCGAACCCAATCCTGCACACATCACTCTTGCAAATTTAGAAAAAGCAGGAAAATTAAAAGCAGTAATTACCCAAAACGTAGACGGACTTCATCAAAAAGCTGGAAGCAAAAATGTCCTGGAACTTCATGGAAGCATCCATAGAAATTACTGTCAGATTTGCAATAAGGAATATGGCCTGGATTATATTTTAGAAAGTGATGGAATCCCAAAATGTGAATGTGGAGGGACTGTGAAACCTGATGTTGTTTTATATGAAGAACCATTGAATAATGCTGTTTTAAGCTTTGCTATCGACTATATTTCAAATGCAGACACATTAATAATAGGCGGCACATCGCTTGTCGTATATCCTGCTGCAGGACTGATAAATTACTTTAACGGCAAAAATTTAATCCTCATTAACAAAAGTGAAACACCATGCGACGGTCTTGCAACATTAGTCATCAATGATGCCATTGGCGAAACTCTTTCCCAAATCAAAGTCTAA
- a CDS encoding helicase C-terminal domain-containing protein produces MENNNSNLDWMVHWSFEGHYPRNSQIKLINKINWAIGEGYKNIILEAGTGTGKSAIATTLANMYEDTYILTMTKQLQEQYLDDFSDMLVEIKGRGNYKCNYKGSCDFCIKAEYNLRKCSDCEFSMAFKKAKESPNVITNYDFMYYMGVSNRMLDSRELLILDEAHNLERKMLMLSSNSLNREYIATKFGMDIFDPIMNNTKSINNLKRDSQYWIDLCDELVGKCSANIKEIEGDGKETVQVTLDEFESNPSRFSNFDYAEKQQLETDMKAFNSISLGLESEDLIIDLPELNKIKDNSMDISADFKPFSVSEDTQELLKLGNIRIFLTGTLGNMEKFCKWNNIDVDETYYIYEKSPFDVSKRPIFIDFVGKMSGKRRGIPNWKNEKAILKIKEILDNHPGEKGVIHTSSNEQAFWIIEQLKEYPLMFVGGEDRNYILKDFAENEDDIILIGASIKDGVDFKDDLCRFQIIFKVPYPQLNEQVIYRKNLDPSWYYYQAIMAIMQAYGRGIRDKDDWCELYIIDSDFKNLFDFNRRFFNEYFIEAIQKKK; encoded by the coding sequence TTGGAGAATAATAATTCTAATCTTGATTGGATGGTTCACTGGTCATTTGAAGGCCATTATCCCAGAAATAGTCAAATCAAATTAATCAATAAAATAAATTGGGCTATCGGTGAAGGTTATAAAAATATTATTTTGGAAGCCGGTACCGGAACCGGAAAATCTGCAATAGCCACCACACTGGCCAACATGTATGAAGACACTTATATTTTGACAATGACCAAACAACTTCAGGAGCAATATCTGGATGATTTTTCAGACATGCTTGTAGAAATAAAGGGCCGTGGAAATTATAAATGCAATTACAAGGGAAGTTGCGATTTCTGTATTAAGGCAGAGTATAATTTGAGAAAATGCAGTGACTGTGAATTCAGTATGGCTTTTAAAAAGGCAAAGGAATCTCCAAATGTAATAACTAATTATGATTTCATGTATTATATGGGCGTTTCCAACAGAATGTTGGATTCTCGTGAATTGCTGATTTTGGATGAAGCTCACAATTTGGAGCGAAAAATGTTAATGTTATCCTCCAATTCGTTAAATAGGGAGTATATTGCAACAAAATTCGGAATGGATATTTTTGATCCGATAATGAATAACACTAAGTCAATCAACAACTTGAAAAGGGATTCTCAGTATTGGATTGATTTATGCGATGAACTTGTCGGAAAATGCAGTGCAAATATTAAAGAAATTGAAGGGGATGGCAAAGAAACGGTTCAGGTTACATTGGATGAATTTGAAAGCAATCCTTCCCGATTTTCCAATTTTGACTATGCGGAAAAACAGCAGCTTGAAACTGATATGAAAGCGTTTAATTCAATCAGCCTGGGTTTAGAGAGTGAAGATTTGATTATTGATTTGCCGGAATTAAATAAAATAAAAGACAACAGCATGGATATTTCCGCTGATTTCAAACCATTTTCAGTGTCTGAAGATACGCAGGAACTCCTTAAATTAGGTAATATTCGCATATTTTTAACCGGAACATTGGGCAATATGGAAAAATTCTGTAAATGGAACAACATTGACGTTGATGAAACATATTATATTTACGAGAAAAGTCCGTTTGATGTTTCTAAAAGACCTATATTTATAGATTTTGTAGGTAAAATGAGTGGAAAAAGAAGGGGAATTCCAAACTGGAAAAATGAAAAGGCAATTCTCAAAATTAAAGAAATTTTAGATAATCATCCGGGTGAAAAAGGTGTAATCCATACTTCCAGTAATGAGCAGGCTTTTTGGATAATTGAACAATTAAAAGAGTATCCGTTAATGTTTGTCGGTGGTGAAGATAGGAATTATATATTAAAGGATTTTGCAGAAAATGAAGATGACATAATACTTATTGGAGCATCAATTAAGGATGGTGTGGATTTTAAAGATGATTTATGTCGTTTTCAAATTATTTTCAAGGTTCCATATCCTCAATTAAATGAACAGGTAATATATAGGAAAAATTTAGATCCGTCCTGGTATTATTATCAGGCGATTATGGCTATAATGCAGGCTTATGGTCGTGGAATACGTGATAAGGATGATTGGTGTGAACTATATATTATTGATTCTGATTTTAAAAATCTGTTTGATTTTAACAGGCGTTTTTTCAATGAATATTTCATTGAAGCCATTCAAAAAAAGAAGTAA
- a CDS encoding argininosuccinate synthase, with protein sequence MTDKVLLAFSGGLDTSVCVKLLEEKYNVEVITACVDVGQGEEEMEKAKNSAAKIGGLKHYNIDAKEEFANEYISRGIKANAEYEGYPLSTAFARPLIAQKLIEVAEKEGATAIAHGCTGKGNDQFRFEAIILAMSDLDIIAPIREMNLTRTEEKAYAESKGIELNYDKIYSIDENLWGRAIEGDVLEDPANEPPEDIYEWTASWEDAKAEPEKVSIEFEEGIPVAINGEMMPLIDIILKANEIAGSHGIGRVDTIENRMIGIKSREIYETPGAKLLIAAHQALEELVLTTDELRFAEYMSGLYADLVYRALWQEPLREDLDQAIDKMQERVSGEVVMKLFKGSIQPISRKSPFSLHSIEQITFEDKETDQRDVEGMIKYHGLQAANYQKLNR encoded by the coding sequence ATGACTGATAAAGTACTTTTAGCATTCAGTGGAGGATTAGATACCTCTGTTTGTGTTAAATTATTAGAAGAAAAATACAATGTAGAAGTTATTACCGCATGTGTGGATGTGGGACAAGGCGAAGAAGAAATGGAAAAAGCAAAAAATAGTGCCGCTAAAATTGGTGGATTAAAACACTACAATATAGATGCTAAAGAAGAATTCGCAAACGAATACATCTCACGCGGAATTAAAGCAAATGCAGAATACGAAGGATACCCATTAAGTACCGCTTTTGCAAGACCATTAATTGCTCAGAAACTTATTGAAGTAGCTGAAAAAGAAGGAGCAACTGCAATTGCACACGGTTGTACCGGAAAAGGAAACGACCAATTCAGATTTGAAGCTATTATTCTTGCAATGTCAGATTTAGACATCATTGCACCAATCAGAGAAATGAACTTAACCAGAACTGAAGAAAAGGCATATGCAGAATCCAAAGGAATCGAATTAAATTACGATAAAATTTACAGTATCGATGAAAACCTCTGGGGAAGAGCAATTGAAGGAGATGTTCTAGAAGACCCTGCAAACGAACCTCCTGAAGACATCTACGAATGGACTGCCTCCTGGGAAGATGCTAAAGCTGAACCTGAAAAAGTATCTATCGAATTTGAAGAAGGTATCCCAGTAGCTATTAACGGCGAAATGATGCCATTAATCGACATTATCCTTAAAGCAAATGAAATTGCAGGATCCCACGGTATCGGCAGAGTTGACACTATTGAAAACAGAATGATTGGTATTAAAAGTAGGGAAATATACGAAACCCCTGGTGCAAAATTATTAATTGCAGCTCACCAAGCATTAGAAGAATTAGTTTTAACAACTGACGAGTTAAGATTTGCTGAATACATGTCCGGACTCTATGCAGACCTTGTATACAGAGCACTCTGGCAAGAACCTTTAAGAGAAGACCTTGACCAAGCAATCGACAAAATGCAAGAAAGAGTAAGCGGAGAAGTTGTAATGAAATTATTCAAAGGTTCCATCCAACCTATTTCCAGAAAATCTCCATTCAGCTTACACAGCATAGAACAAATTACATTTGAAGACAAAGAAACCGACCAAAGAGATGTTGAAGGTATGATTAAATACCACGGTCTTCAAGCAGCAAATTATCAAAAATTAAACAGATAG
- a CDS encoding IGHMBP2 family helicase translates to MKKYIKNLIRLVNYERDAEIELMRFEIAHMSGQKREELGRAINKVKGKYIGEELGLKIVQFGRSEKIETEISVGDMVLVSTDNPLKSDFTGTVTEKGARFIKVAFDKRIPRWVVKKKVRLDLYANDITFRRMEDNLKHLSLKGKNALEYILSERNPKKNRSVPYISYIDENLNESQKNAIENALSCENFFLIHGPFGTGKTRTLVELISQETRQNHKVLATAESNAAVDNILERLMENKKLNLTRLGHPQRVSKHNITQTLAYKVENHKLNKKIKKIHKKIDNLIEKRKVYTKPTPQYRRGFGDYDILYNASKGKGGRGISAEKMKSMAQWIEYNQQIDELHDDIKRIENKMIRDIIETSDVILSTNSSAALESISRTKFDVAIIDEASQATIPSVLIPIAKAHRFILAGDHKQLPPTIISDKAQKLEKTLFEELIKIYPFKSQLLDVQYRMNSLLMKFPNAEFYNNNLKSDSSVDDITINDILTTTEKEDPMLFVDTSSVDEDGERHLKDSKSIINEIEAEIAIKLANDYLKIGLTEDDIGIISPYADQVKIIQEKTPVEVKTVDGFQGREKEIIIISTVRSNENGNIGFLRDLRRLNVAITRAKRKLIIIGNINTLKTNPTYARLIEFARENNVLNKV, encoded by the coding sequence ATGAAAAAATATATAAAAAACTTAATAAGATTGGTCAACTATGAAAGAGATGCTGAAATTGAACTAATGCGTTTTGAAATAGCACATATGTCCGGTCAAAAAAGAGAAGAACTTGGCCGTGCCATCAATAAAGTTAAAGGAAAATATATCGGTGAAGAATTAGGTCTTAAAATTGTCCAATTCGGAAGGTCTGAAAAAATAGAAACTGAAATATCCGTTGGAGATATGGTTTTAGTAAGTACTGATAATCCCCTAAAAAGTGATTTTACAGGAACAGTAACAGAAAAGGGAGCCCGATTTATTAAAGTTGCCTTTGATAAAAGAATTCCAAGATGGGTGGTAAAAAAGAAAGTCCGATTGGATTTATATGCAAACGACATTACTTTTAGAAGAATGGAAGACAACCTAAAGCACTTAAGTCTAAAAGGTAAAAATGCATTAGAATATATATTAAGTGAAAGAAATCCTAAAAAAAATCGTTCAGTCCCCTACATTAGTTATATTGATGAAAACTTAAATGAATCCCAGAAAAATGCTATTGAAAATGCCCTTTCATGTGAAAACTTCTTTTTAATTCATGGTCCTTTTGGAACCGGAAAAACAAGAACATTAGTTGAACTGATTTCACAGGAAACCAGACAAAATCACAAAGTTCTGGCGACAGCGGAAAGTAACGCTGCAGTTGACAACATATTAGAACGATTGATGGAGAATAAAAAGTTAAATCTGACAAGACTTGGGCATCCTCAAAGGGTATCCAAGCATAACATTACCCAGACACTGGCATATAAAGTTGAAAATCACAAGTTGAATAAGAAAATAAAAAAAATTCATAAAAAAATCGATAATTTAATTGAAAAAAGAAAAGTATACACCAAACCAACACCACAATATCGCAGAGGTTTTGGTGATTATGACATACTTTATAATGCCTCAAAAGGTAAAGGCGGACGTGGAATCAGTGCTGAAAAAATGAAATCAATGGCACAATGGATTGAATACAATCAGCAAATTGATGAATTGCATGATGACATTAAAAGAATAGAAAATAAAATGATTAGAGACATTATAGAAACAAGTGATGTTATTTTATCTACAAACTCATCAGCAGCACTGGAGTCAATTTCAAGAACCAAATTTGATGTTGCAATCATTGATGAAGCCTCACAGGCCACAATCCCAAGTGTCCTGATTCCAATTGCTAAAGCCCACAGATTCATTCTGGCAGGTGACCATAAGCAGCTCCCACCAACAATAATAAGTGATAAAGCTCAAAAATTAGAAAAAACATTGTTTGAAGAGCTGATAAAAATATATCCATTCAAATCACAACTGCTGGATGTTCAGTATCGTATGAATTCACTGTTAATGAAGTTTCCGAATGCCGAATTTTACAATAACAATCTGAAAAGTGATTCTTCAGTCGATGACATTACCATCAACGACATACTGACAACTACTGAAAAAGAAGATCCGATGCTTTTTGTTGATACATCTTCTGTTGATGAAGATGGGGAAAGGCATTTAAAAGATTCAAAATCCATAATCAATGAAATAGAAGCTGAAATTGCCATAAAACTTGCCAACGATTATCTCAAAATTGGATTAACAGAAGACGACATAGGAATAATCAGCCCATATGCCGATCAGGTGAAAATCATCCAGGAAAAAACCCCCGTTGAAGTCAAAACAGTTGACGGTTTTCAGGGAAGAGAAAAAGAAATTATCATCATATCAACAGTTAGAAGCAATGAAAATGGAAATATTGGATTTTTAAGAGACTTACGAAGGTTGAATGTTGCAATAACACGTGCAAAACGTAAACTGATAATTATCGGCAACATCAATACCCTTAAAACCAATCCGACATATGCAAGACTGATTGAGTTTGCAAGAGAAAATAATGTTTTAAATAAAGTATAA
- a CDS encoding succinylglutamate desuccinylase/aspartoacylase family protein, with the protein MHFKKIDEFENLEMGYICNFSGGYVSRNKQLFENIELNKLNQFILEKSVFGTPIFKCGDGSNKILVLSGIHGNELPSQIANLRLMNELVSKELSHTVYFIPFAAPKASMNNERTFNSMDLNRSAHIKNSVSNLIVKAVASLKIDFVGDFHSTSSNANPGFESIFSSKSPSPESFLIANYISNDMGSETISFDFAGMSYKGAVEDVCNLRGTPAITGEVLCPFCNVARGSVDKSFAQMKSFLSYFGISY; encoded by the coding sequence ATGCATTTTAAAAAAATTGATGAATTTGAAAATCTTGAAATGGGTTATATCTGTAATTTTTCAGGAGGATATGTTTCAAGAAATAAACAGCTCTTTGAAAACATCGAGTTAAACAAATTGAATCAATTTATTTTAGAAAAATCTGTTTTTGGAACACCAATTTTCAAATGTGGTGACGGCAGCAATAAAATATTGGTATTATCAGGCATTCACGGTAATGAATTGCCTTCACAAATTGCAAATTTAAGATTAATGAATGAGTTAGTTTCTAAAGAATTGTCCCATACGGTTTATTTCATCCCATTTGCAGCCCCTAAGGCATCAATGAATAATGAAAGAACTTTTAATTCAATGGATTTGAATAGGTCTGCCCATATTAAGAATTCTGTTAGTAATCTTATTGTTAAGGCAGTTGCATCTTTAAAAATCGATTTTGTCGGTGATTTTCACTCAACTTCATCCAACGCCAATCCAGGTTTTGAGTCTATATTTTCATCTAAATCCCCGTCTCCTGAAAGTTTTTTAATAGCCAATTATATTTCAAATGATATGGGCTCTGAGACAATATCATTTGATTTTGCAGGAATGTCCTATAAAGGTGCAGTTGAGGATGTCTGTAATTTAAGAGGAACTCCTGCCATTACTGGTGAAGTTTTATGTCCGTTTTGCAATGTTGCCAGGGGCAGTGTTGATAAGTCATTTGCACAGATGAAAAGCTTTTTGTCTTATTTTGGCATATCCTATTAA
- a CDS encoding metal-dependent hydrolase — translation MSTYKGHSIFALILSLMFFHSPLLIALTLIGANIPDFDHKFKKDHVYKLIILGLIVFISLYILKLPYMIGLIIVFLGACFYFSEHRSFTHSIFGAIILTSAIGLILIWSFQLVISITDLQNYYLLMAILIALLSFLFLNKNVLMIFLPLFFLSLFIFNTGDINYIELVLATFLGLFSHIVLDSFTPAGIKIFAPLSSKKVHSNFGKVSIFVLIAMALFYHAPYLYGLFEQYVFTNV, via the coding sequence GTGTCAACTTATAAAGGGCATTCGATATTTGCATTGATACTTTCATTGATGTTTTTTCATAGTCCTCTGTTAATTGCTTTAACTCTGATAGGTGCAAATATTCCTGACTTTGATCACAAATTCAAAAAAGACCATGTCTATAAGTTGATTATATTGGGATTAATTGTGTTCATTTCACTTTACATCCTTAAATTACCTTACATGATTGGTTTAATCATTGTGTTTCTGGGAGCATGTTTTTACTTTTCAGAACACAGGAGCTTCACTCACTCCATTTTTGGTGCAATTATATTGACCTCCGCTATTGGTTTAATACTAATTTGGTCATTTCAGCTGGTAATATCTATCACTGATTTGCAAAATTATTATTTGCTAATGGCAATCTTAATTGCACTTTTAAGCTTTTTATTTTTAAATAAAAATGTGTTGATGATATTTTTACCGTTATTTTTCCTTTCATTATTCATTTTCAATACTGGGGATATTAATTATATTGAATTAGTCTTAGCCACATTTTTAGGTTTATTTTCACATATTGTTCTTGATTCATTTACTCCTGCAGGAATTAAAATATTCGCCCCATTATCTTCAAAAAAAGTTCACAGTAACTTTGGAAAGGTTTCCATATTTGTTTTAATAGCTATGGCTTTATTTTACCATGCTCCCTATTTATACGGTCTTTTTGAGCAATATGTTTTTACAAATGTTTAG